A portion of the Bacteroides faecium genome contains these proteins:
- a CDS encoding efflux RND transporter periplasmic adaptor subunit, whose translation MKKYNCIWVLLCCLACVGTTSCSDKKSSADEQEKGVSTVLPDTKNEVTTQILKKRNFDHELVSNGKVNARSKADLRFETSEVIARIYVKNGDRVHKGQKLAELDKFRLEQKLSQVEDALLKAELELKDVLIGQGYTPDDFSKVPVETMKLAKVKSGYEQSKSQYELTKRETEHATLTAPFDGVVANLFSKPYNPANTSEVFCTILDTKGMEAEFTVLENELAFIKKGDKVTVIPYAGGSSFEGSVSEINPLVDTNGMVKVKADVNGEGKLFSGMNVRVSVRRNLGEQLVIPKTAVVLRSGKQVVFTLEKGKAMWNYVHTGLENATEYIVSDKSQKGVEDGLLEGDTVIVTGNLNLAHEAEVNVR comes from the coding sequence ATGAAAAAATACAATTGTATATGGGTGCTGTTATGTTGTTTGGCTTGTGTGGGGACAACCTCATGCTCTGATAAGAAAAGTAGTGCCGATGAACAGGAAAAAGGTGTCTCCACCGTTCTTCCTGACACAAAGAATGAAGTTACCACTCAAATTCTGAAGAAGCGTAATTTTGATCATGAACTGGTAAGCAATGGAAAGGTGAATGCCCGTAGCAAAGCCGATTTGCGTTTTGAAACGAGTGAAGTCATTGCCCGTATTTATGTGAAGAATGGTGACCGTGTACATAAAGGACAGAAACTGGCAGAACTGGATAAATTCCGTCTGGAGCAGAAACTGTCCCAGGTGGAAGATGCTTTGTTGAAAGCTGAACTCGAGTTGAAAGATGTGCTCATCGGGCAGGGATATACACCGGATGATTTCAGCAAGGTTCCTGTGGAGACAATGAAACTTGCGAAAGTGAAGAGCGGTTATGAGCAGTCGAAGTCCCAGTACGAACTGACAAAAAGGGAAACGGAACACGCGACGCTTACCGCGCCTTTTGACGGGGTGGTGGCTAATCTTTTTTCAAAGCCTTATAATCCGGCTAATACCTCGGAAGTATTCTGTACTATTCTTGATACCAAAGGAATGGAAGCTGAATTTACCGTATTGGAGAATGAACTTGCCTTTATTAAAAAAGGTGACAAGGTGACGGTTATTCCTTATGCCGGGGGAAGTTCTTTTGAAGGCAGCGTATCCGAAATCAATCCGTTGGTGGATACCAATGGAATGGTAAAGGTAAAGGCTGACGTAAACGGTGAAGGCAAGTTGTTTAGCGGTATGAATGTGCGGGTCAGTGTCAGGCGGAACTTGGGGGAACAGTTGGTGATTCCCAAGACGGCTGTGGTACTGCGCTCCGGCAAGCAAGTGGTGTTTACATTGGAAAAAGGCAAGGCTATGTGGAACTATGTGCATACGGGACTGGAGAATGCAACGGAATACATTGTTTCTGATAAATCCCAGAAAGGTGTTGAAGATGGTTTATTGGAAGGAGATACGGTTATTGTGACCGGAAACCTGAATCTGGCACATGAAGCGGAAGTAAATGTAAGATAA
- a CDS encoding O-antigen ligase family protein, translated as MRMTQKNMADVITLTGVAAILSVVVFATSNDIPVGEMAYQKLWLGRMLFVFVACCLLSFCLNRKNYLSFPSIVTWVLIVLGGMEAIWGLRQIYGLAVSNHSLYALTGSFYNPGPYSGYLAMIFPLCLYEWLNLKEKTERTWVEQGKYYIALGVMLLILCVLPAGMSRSAWIAAAISGIWVYGMHVSWGSKLKEFGRKYKKKLVLACIAGSVIIIVAGYALFQLKATSANGRLFMWKISSMAIAESPLIGHGTGNFVSAYGRAQESYFANGEFSETEELVAGSPEYAFNEYLQVAMEYGIPFLLVVSLVIAFCLWKGSSEGRIGICGGVISFLVFAFSSYPMQIPGFAVTFYLLLAACVIGRSKVILFLFISMMALLGTYYWKNNQYAACKDWYRSKMLYNIGAYQSAKEDYGKLYPELANRGAFLFEYGYSLHKLKEYDNSTRILEEAMTHSNDPMILNIIGKNYQALGAYEKAEEYLIRSTHRLPGRIYPFYLLVKLYAEPEYCQPEKLKRAAEVVLTKEPKVQSTAVKEMRKEVKKLLK; from the coding sequence ATGCGGATGACACAGAAGAATATGGCGGATGTGATAACTCTTACAGGAGTTGCGGCAATCTTGAGCGTAGTAGTTTTTGCTACTTCGAATGATATTCCTGTCGGTGAAATGGCATATCAAAAACTATGGTTGGGACGCATGCTTTTTGTTTTTGTCGCTTGTTGTCTATTATCCTTTTGTCTGAATAGAAAAAACTATTTGTCTTTTCCATCCATCGTGACGTGGGTATTGATTGTCCTGGGTGGAATGGAAGCTATCTGGGGATTGAGGCAGATATACGGCTTGGCTGTTTCCAATCACTCTTTATATGCACTTACGGGCTCTTTCTATAATCCGGGACCTTATTCGGGATATTTGGCGATGATATTTCCGCTTTGCCTGTATGAATGGCTAAACTTGAAAGAAAAAACAGAACGTACATGGGTAGAACAGGGAAAGTATTACATAGCATTAGGAGTTATGCTGTTGATTCTTTGTGTACTACCTGCCGGAATGAGCCGTTCGGCATGGATTGCTGCCGCAATATCGGGTATATGGGTATATGGAATGCACGTTTCATGGGGAAGCAAACTAAAGGAATTTGGACGAAAATATAAGAAAAAACTAGTACTGGCTTGCATTGCAGGCAGCGTTATAATCATAGTGGCAGGTTATGCTCTTTTTCAGCTAAAAGCGACTTCTGCCAATGGACGCTTGTTCATGTGGAAAATTAGTAGTATGGCTATTGCCGAAAGTCCGCTTATAGGCCATGGCACAGGGAACTTTGTTTCAGCTTATGGCAGAGCGCAAGAAAGCTATTTTGCAAATGGGGAATTTTCGGAGACAGAAGAGTTGGTGGCAGGAAGCCCGGAGTATGCTTTTAATGAATATCTGCAAGTAGCGATGGAATATGGGATTCCTTTTTTATTAGTTGTCTCGTTAGTAATTGCATTTTGTCTTTGGAAGGGGAGTAGCGAAGGGAGAATAGGTATTTGTGGCGGAGTAATTTCATTTTTGGTATTTGCCTTTTCTTCTTATCCGATGCAGATTCCCGGATTTGCAGTGACATTTTATTTGTTGTTGGCGGCTTGTGTTATTGGGCGTTCTAAAGTAATATTATTCCTTTTTATTTCGATGATGGCTCTATTAGGAACGTATTATTGGAAAAACAATCAATATGCTGCGTGTAAGGACTGGTATCGTAGTAAGATGCTTTATAATATAGGAGCTTACCAGTCTGCTAAAGAAGACTACGGGAAGTTATACCCAGAATTAGCGAATCGTGGAGCATTTCTCTTTGAATACGGATATTCTCTTCATAAATTGAAAGAATATGATAACTCGACAAGGATATTGGAGGAAGCAATGACGCATAGCAATGATCCTATGATTCTGAATATCATCGGCAAGAATTATCAGGCATTAGGAGCGTATGAGAAAGCCGAAGAATATTTAATTCGCTCTACACATCGGCTTCCGGGACGAATTTATCCGTTTTATCTGTTGGTGAAACTTTATGCGGAACCGGAATATTGTCAGCCGGAAAAGTTAAAGCGTGCCGCAGAGGTTGTATTGACAAAAGAACCGAAAGTGCAATCGACGGCAGTAAAAGAGATGAGAAAGGAAGTAAAGAAATTATTGAAATAA
- the lepB gene encoding signal peptidase I: protein MSKVKRIWAILENLAFFIFCMVVVLFLMQLFCFTSFRIPSDSMEPVLKDGDRILVNKMIKGARLFDVFAALNNEDVVIHRTPGFGNFKRNDILVFNFPYQMNRWDSVRMDVMQYYVKRCIALPGDTLEIRGGFYKIRGCDEQLGNYKAQQYLAGLQHPEQHGIVVGTFPYDKQIGWTIREFGPLPIPKKGQIVMMNRTNCLLYRQLIGWEQKKKLRIKDGQIVLGDSVITQYRFKKNYYFVSGDNMANSQDSRYWGMLPEEYIVGKASRIWYSEDKFTEKPRWDRIMKKIK from the coding sequence ATGAGTAAAGTAAAGAGAATTTGGGCGATACTGGAGAATTTAGCATTCTTCATATTCTGTATGGTAGTAGTTCTATTCTTGATGCAACTGTTCTGCTTTACTTCATTCAGGATACCTTCGGATTCTATGGAACCGGTGTTGAAGGATGGCGACCGGATATTAGTTAATAAGATGATAAAGGGGGCTCGTTTGTTCGATGTGTTTGCAGCCTTGAATAATGAGGATGTTGTTATTCACCGAACGCCCGGATTTGGGAATTTCAAGAGAAATGATATACTGGTTTTTAATTTCCCATATCAAATGAATCGTTGGGATAGTGTACGGATGGATGTAATGCAATATTATGTAAAGCGTTGTATTGCTTTGCCGGGAGATACATTAGAGATTCGGGGAGGATTTTATAAAATACGTGGTTGTGATGAACAGTTGGGAAACTATAAGGCTCAACAATATCTCGCTGGATTACAGCATCCGGAACAGCATGGCATTGTAGTAGGTACATTTCCCTATGACAAACAAATTGGATGGACTATCCGTGAGTTCGGACCTTTGCCGATTCCCAAGAAAGGTCAGATAGTAATGATGAACCGTACGAACTGCCTTTTGTACAGGCAGTTGATAGGTTGGGAACAGAAGAAGAAACTACGTATAAAAGACGGACAGATAGTATTGGGGGACAGCGTTATTACCCAATATCGCTTTAAAAAGAACTATTATTTTGTTTCCGGTGATAATATGGCTAATTCGCAGGACTCGAGATATTGGGGGATGTTGCCGGAAGAATACATTGTAGGTAAAGCTTCCCGTATATGGTATTCGGAAGATAAATTTACGGAGAAACCTCGTTGGGACAGAATTATGAAGAAAATCAAATAA
- a CDS encoding glutaminase domain-containing protein, translating into MEIRTHIRLVVAWRIIIISGIISLIYACSYSDKKISHLSGIAPSEHTLLAITPDVSIKVIGDSLNKSYPQLRTGKVFPITGLLRVDGKAYRFMGDDSLRISPLAPLSEDTIGWTGKYSFLYPGKGWELREYDDSLWNEGNGAFGPTKGYYYPAHTLWGAENIYVRRHVKVDNKEVLKNHKVYARYVCDDRIKLFCNGGFLLENGFTHLTKCQRLTDEAVSQIVDGDNILAAYCRNTGGAGLLDFGLYIENKTYADAEPATLKEMEVQATQTQFIFQCGDVELQIDFVSPSLSERWDMTGWPVGFLTYQVRTASGKEHTVEVLFDVDTEWMFGKRKIDSWVDKDWRFVKSDSLYLAMAADETSFSCEDNHIVLSQKLCAGNENRGGLLLGYEEGTTFQYSGESLRPLWNKDGTREIKELMMSVGNRYQDLKAECNKLDYRWNIKAFQAGNKAFAEQMLPAYRNFISSHRFVLSSDNKLFCFGDTLSNVREAYGNFPMLLFFNRTDWMKGLLNPIFAYCEDIYWVKKYPPYDIGLYPIASKQVKLEDCAVEAAANMLMMTTAIVEAEQDFGYADMHWKQLCLWADYLQERMKKMTFPSVGLLDNDDERVKCVLGLMAYHKLVQLKGNL; encoded by the coding sequence ATGGAAATAAGAACTCATATCAGGCTTGTCGTGGCATGGAGAATAATTATAATCTCGGGTATTATTTCTCTGATATATGCTTGTTCTTATTCGGATAAGAAGATTTCGCATCTTTCCGGTATTGCTCCTTCTGAACATACATTATTGGCGATTACTCCCGATGTTAGTATCAAAGTAATAGGTGATTCGCTAAATAAAAGTTATCCGCAGTTGAGAACCGGGAAAGTATTCCCGATAACAGGTCTTTTGCGTGTAGACGGTAAAGCTTATCGTTTCATGGGAGACGATTCTTTGCGTATATCTCCTTTAGCTCCTCTTTCAGAGGATACTATCGGATGGACGGGGAAATATTCTTTTTTGTATCCGGGAAAAGGATGGGAATTGAGAGAATATGATGATTCTTTGTGGAATGAAGGTAACGGAGCTTTTGGTCCGACAAAGGGATATTATTATCCGGCTCATACTCTGTGGGGAGCGGAAAATATTTATGTCCGCAGGCATGTCAAGGTGGACAATAAAGAGGTTTTGAAGAATCATAAAGTGTATGCTCGTTATGTATGTGACGACCGGATAAAACTTTTTTGTAATGGGGGATTTCTGTTAGAGAATGGATTTACGCATCTAACGAAATGTCAACGCTTGACTGATGAAGCTGTTAGTCAAATAGTTGATGGAGATAATATTCTGGCTGCATACTGTCGTAATACGGGTGGTGCCGGCTTGTTGGATTTTGGCTTGTATATAGAAAATAAAACATATGCTGATGCAGAACCGGCAACTTTGAAAGAAATGGAAGTGCAAGCCACGCAGACTCAATTTATTTTCCAATGTGGAGATGTGGAACTTCAGATTGACTTTGTTTCACCTTCCTTGTCGGAAAGATGGGATATGACAGGATGGCCTGTTGGTTTTCTTACCTATCAGGTTCGTACGGCAAGCGGAAAGGAACATACAGTGGAAGTTTTGTTCGATGTGGACACGGAATGGATGTTTGGCAAAAGGAAAATTGATAGTTGGGTCGATAAGGATTGGCGTTTTGTGAAGTCCGACAGTTTGTATTTGGCTATGGCAGCAGATGAAACAAGCTTTTCGTGTGAAGATAATCATATCGTTCTATCTCAAAAATTGTGTGCGGGAAATGAAAATAGGGGGGGATTGCTTCTCGGATATGAAGAAGGGACAACTTTCCAGTATAGTGGTGAGAGTTTACGCCCACTTTGGAATAAGGATGGAACAAGAGAAATAAAAGAATTGATGATGTCTGTAGGAAACAGGTATCAGGATTTGAAAGCAGAATGTAATAAATTGGATTATCGGTGGAATATCAAGGCGTTTCAAGCAGGGAATAAAGCTTTTGCCGAACAAATGCTTCCTGCTTATCGTAATTTTATATCCTCTCATAGGTTTGTGTTATCCTCGGATAATAAGCTTTTTTGTTTTGGTGATACTTTGAGTAATGTAAGAGAAGCTTATGGAAATTTTCCAATGTTGTTGTTTTTTAACCGTACCGACTGGATGAAAGGCTTGTTGAATCCAATATTTGCATATTGTGAAGATATTTATTGGGTGAAGAAGTATCCACCTTACGATATAGGTTTGTATCCTATTGCCAGTAAACAAGTGAAATTGGAAGACTGTGCCGTGGAAGCGGCTGCCAATATGTTGATGATGACAACTGCTATTGTAGAAGCGGAACAGGATTTTGGTTATGCTGATATGCATTGGAAACAGTTGTGCTTGTGGGCGGATTATTTGCAGGAAAGAATGAAGAAAATGACTTTTCCATCTGTTGGATTATTGGATAATGATGATGAACGTGTGAAATGTGTGTTAGGACTGATGGCTTATCACAAATTGGTTCAATTAAAGGGAAACTTATGA